The following are encoded together in the Oscarella lobularis chromosome 10, ooOscLobu1.1, whole genome shotgun sequence genome:
- the LOC136191956 gene encoding potassium/sodium hyperpolarization-activated cyclic nucleotide-gated channel 1-like isoform X3 produces the protein MATHSSGVETSKSTRTTGNVLNRFSSFFRNIRRPNQCAPEEKSTNDDEEKGRYNLSRATIGRSMPSLPISRFRSSAQMLGNLEEEDEENEEAENQSPSQTFPPFKIARLNRRGGSHLLDLNVPKKKSTTFITSWFSVADNKMSLKLFGSRRAIESEQERQQRSSPWIIHPCSVFRMYWDILTLIILALNLILLPLVIAFFSDQKLSTHWIVLNSLTDIVFLLDVVVNFRTGFLTDGHSHEIVNLDSKAIAIRYLKTWFVLDAVASLPIDNIVNIFLDDESYSDNVSHLLRASKALKVLRLAKLLSLLRLLRLSRLMRFFDQWEEIFNITKAVFRILKLIGMMLLLAHWSGCLQYMVPYLQGFPEDSWVAINHLQNAPVGTAYTWSLFKSLSHMLCIGYGRFPPMNVSDAWLTIISMMIGASFYALFIGHISSHVLTANSPSRLYQQKCVVAQSSGRVHALSEAAHAHEKSHTQLLLSQVPRKVFQRRRNHIGTLRQPTNGTGQLQLQRSRPIGSPIPRRRSVLRTADRHSTPLRGLSPGRRHRPSGNDRTQNVLHTRGNRRRDRRTRRRLHVAHRRFLFRRNMPTPSQSTLGDDQGDHRLRSLLAFDGTLQRRSRRVSRHTIGDGESRRRAARQTD, from the exons ATGGCAACACATTCGAGCGGCGTCGAGACGTCCAAATCAACGAGAACGACAGGAAACGTCCTCAAtcgtttctcgtcttttttcagaAACATTCGCCGACCGAATCAGTGCGCTCCGGAAGAAAAGAGcacgaatgacgacgaagaaaagggcCGATATAATCTAAGCCGCGCAACGATCGGAAGATCAATGCCATCATTGCCGATATCTCGCTTTCGATCATCAGCGCAGATGTTAGGCAATttagaggaagaagacgaggaaaacgaagaggcGGAAAATCAGTCGCCCTCTCAAACGTTTCCCCCATTCAAAATCGCACGATTGAACCGAAGAGGCGGCAGTCACCTCCTCGACTTGAACGTaccgaagaaaaaatcgacgacgttcataACGTCGTGGTTTTCCGTCGCCGACAATAAAATGTCGTTGAAATTGTTCGGCAGTCGACGTGCGATCGAGAGCGAGCAGGAACGCCAGCagcgatcgtcgccgtggaTCATACATCCGTGCAGCGTCTTTCGCATGTACTGGGACATTTTGACGTTGATCATTCTCGCTCTGAATCTCATCCTATTGCCTCTCGTCATCGCTTTCTTCAGCGACCAGAAACTCTCGACGCACTGGATCGTCTTGAATTCGTTGACCGACATCGTTTTTTTGctagacgtcgtcgtcaattttcgAACGGGATTTCTGACCGACGGCCATTCGCACGAAATCGTCAATCTCGATTCGAAAGCGATTGCGATTCGCTATTTGAAGACGTGGTtcgttctcgacgccgtcgcgtcgttgcCTATCGATAATATTGTAAATATATTTCTCGATGACGAGAGCTACAGCGATAATGTCTCGCATCTGTTGCGAGCGTCAAAAGCGCTCAAGGTATTGCGTTTGGCTAAGTTGTTGAGTCTTCTGCGATTGCTGCGACTCTCGCGACTCATGCGATTCTTCGACCAATGGGAAGAG ATCTTCAACATAACCAAGGCTGTATTTCGCATTCTAAAACTGATTGGAATGATGCTATTACTGGCTCATTGGAGCGGTTGCCTTCAGTACATGGTGCCCTACTTGCAAGGCTTTCCCGAAGACTCGTGGGTCGCAATTAATCATCTTCAG AATGCTCCCGTTGGTACGGCGTACACGTGGTCGCTCTTCAAGTCGCTTTCGCACATGCTCTGCATTGGCTACGGACGATTTCCGCCTATGAACGTGTCCGACGCCTGGCTGACAATAATCAGCATGATGATCGGCGCTTCGTTCTACGCTTTATTTATCGGTCACATATCGTCGCACGTGCTCACGGCCAATTCACCGAGTCGACTCTATCAACAGAAG TGCGTTGTAGCTCAGTCAAGTGGAAGAGTACATGCGTTGTCGGAAGCTGCCCATGCACACGAGAAATCGCATACTCAACTACTTCTCTCACAAGTACCAAGGAAAGTTTttcaacgaagacgaaatcaTATCGGAACTCTCAGACAGCCTACGAACG GAACTGGCCAGCTACAATTGCAACGGTCTCGTCCAATCGGTTCCCCTATTCCAAGACGCCGATCCGTACTTCGTACAGCTGATCGTCACTCGACTCCGCTTCGAGGTCTTTCTCccggacgacgtcatcgtccaAGTGGGAACGATCGGACACAAAATGTACTTCATACGCGAgggaatcgtcgacgtgatcGACGAACGCGGCGACGTCTGCACGTCGCTCACCGACGGTTCCTATTTCGGCGAAATATGCCTACTCCGTCGCAGTCGacgctcggcgacgatcaAGGCGATCACCGTCTGCGATCTCTACTCGCTTTCGATGGAACACTtcaacgacgttctcgacgagTTTCCCGACATACGATTGGCGATGGAGAAAGTCGCCGCCGAGCGGCTCGTCAAACTGACTAA
- the LOC136191956 gene encoding potassium/sodium hyperpolarization-activated cyclic nucleotide-gated channel 3-like isoform X2, translating into MATHSSGVETSKSTRTTGNVLNRFSSFFRNIRRPNQCAPEEKSTNDDEEKGRYNLSRATIGRSMPSLPISRFRSSAQMLGNLEEEDEENEEAENQSPSQTFPPFKIARLNRRGGSHLLDLNVPKKKSTTFITSWFSVADNKMSLKLFGSRRAIESEQERQQRSSPWIIHPCSVFRMYWDILTLIILALNLILLPLVIAFFSDQKLSTHWIVLNSLTDIVFLLDVVVNFRTGFLTDGHSHEIVNLDSKAIAIRYLKTWFVLDAVASLPIDNIVNIFLDDESYSDNVSHLLRASKALKVLRLAKLLSLLRLLRLSRLMRFFDQWEEIFNITKAVFRILKLIGMMLLLAHWSGCLQYMVPYLQGFPEDSWVAINHLQNAPVGTAYTWSLFKSLSHMLCIGYGRFPPMNVSDAWLTIISMMIGASFYALFIGHISSHVLTANSPSRLYQQKLSQVEEYMRCRKLPMHTRNRILNYFSHKYQGKFFNEDEIISELSDSLRTELASYNCNGLVQSVPLFQDADPYFVQLIVTRLRFEVFLPDDVIVQVGTIGHKMYFIREGIVDVIDERGDVCTSLTDGSYFGEICLLRRSRRSATIKAITVCDLYSLSMEHFNDVLDEFPDIRLAMEKVAAERLVKLTKSMREKAMARDRGSVS; encoded by the exons ATGGCAACACATTCGAGCGGCGTCGAGACGTCCAAATCAACGAGAACGACAGGAAACGTCCTCAAtcgtttctcgtcttttttcagaAACATTCGCCGACCGAATCAGTGCGCTCCGGAAGAAAAGAGcacgaatgacgacgaagaaaagggcCGATATAATCTAAGCCGCGCAACGATCGGAAGATCAATGCCATCATTGCCGATATCTCGCTTTCGATCATCAGCGCAGATGTTAGGCAATttagaggaagaagacgaggaaaacgaagaggcGGAAAATCAGTCGCCCTCTCAAACGTTTCCCCCATTCAAAATCGCACGATTGAACCGAAGAGGCGGCAGTCACCTCCTCGACTTGAACGTaccgaagaaaaaatcgacgacgttcataACGTCGTGGTTTTCCGTCGCCGACAATAAAATGTCGTTGAAATTGTTCGGCAGTCGACGTGCGATCGAGAGCGAGCAGGAACGCCAGCagcgatcgtcgccgtggaTCATACATCCGTGCAGCGTCTTTCGCATGTACTGGGACATTTTGACGTTGATCATTCTCGCTCTGAATCTCATCCTATTGCCTCTCGTCATCGCTTTCTTCAGCGACCAGAAACTCTCGACGCACTGGATCGTCTTGAATTCGTTGACCGACATCGTTTTTTTGctagacgtcgtcgtcaattttcgAACGGGATTTCTGACCGACGGCCATTCGCACGAAATCGTCAATCTCGATTCGAAAGCGATTGCGATTCGCTATTTGAAGACGTGGTtcgttctcgacgccgtcgcgtcgttgcCTATCGATAATATTGTAAATATATTTCTCGATGACGAGAGCTACAGCGATAATGTCTCGCATCTGTTGCGAGCGTCAAAAGCGCTCAAGGTATTGCGTTTGGCTAAGTTGTTGAGTCTTCTGCGATTGCTGCGACTCTCGCGACTCATGCGATTCTTCGACCAATGGGAAGAG ATCTTCAACATAACCAAGGCTGTATTTCGCATTCTAAAACTGATTGGAATGATGCTATTACTGGCTCATTGGAGCGGTTGCCTTCAGTACATGGTGCCCTACTTGCAAGGCTTTCCCGAAGACTCGTGGGTCGCAATTAATCATCTTCAG AATGCTCCCGTTGGTACGGCGTACACGTGGTCGCTCTTCAAGTCGCTTTCGCACATGCTCTGCATTGGCTACGGACGATTTCCGCCTATGAACGTGTCCGACGCCTGGCTGACAATAATCAGCATGATGATCGGCGCTTCGTTCTACGCTTTATTTATCGGTCACATATCGTCGCACGTGCTCACGGCCAATTCACCGAGTCGACTCTATCAACAGAAG CTCAGTCAAGTGGAAGAGTACATGCGTTGTCGGAAGCTGCCCATGCACACGAGAAATCGCATACTCAACTACTTCTCTCACAAGTACCAAGGAAAGTTTttcaacgaagacgaaatcaTATCGGAACTCTCAGACAGCCTACGAACG GAACTGGCCAGCTACAATTGCAACGGTCTCGTCCAATCGGTTCCCCTATTCCAAGACGCCGATCCGTACTTCGTACAGCTGATCGTCACTCGACTCCGCTTCGAGGTCTTTCTCccggacgacgtcatcgtccaAGTGGGAACGATCGGACACAAAATGTACTTCATACGCGAgggaatcgtcgacgtgatcGACGAACGCGGCGACGTCTGCACGTCGCTCACCGACGGTTCCTATTTCGGCGAAATATGCCTACTCCGTCGCAGTCGacgctcggcgacgatcaAGGCGATCACCGTCTGCGATCTCTACTCGCTTTCGATGGAACACTtcaacgacgttctcgacgagTTTCCCGACATACGATTGGCGATGGAGAAAGTCGCCGCCGAGCGGCTCGTCAAACTGACTAAGAGCATGCGAGAGAAAGCGATGGCGCGCGATCGGGGGAGTGTCAGTTGA
- the LOC136191956 gene encoding potassium/sodium hyperpolarization-activated cyclic nucleotide-gated channel 3-like isoform X1, giving the protein MATHSSGVETSKSTRTTGNVLNRFSSFFRNIRRPNQCAPEEKSTNDDEEKGRYNLSRATIGRSMPSLPISRFRSSAQMLGNLEEEDEENEEAENQSPSQTFPPFKIARLNRRGGSHLLDLNVPKKKSTTFITSWFSVADNKMSLKLFGSRRAIESEQERQQRSSPWIIHPCSVFRMYWDILTLIILALNLILLPLVIAFFSDQKLSTHWIVLNSLTDIVFLLDVVVNFRTGFLTDGHSHEIVNLDSKAIAIRYLKTWFVLDAVASLPIDNIVNIFLDDESYSDNVSHLLRASKALKVLRLAKLLSLLRLLRLSRLMRFFDQWEEIFNITKAVFRILKLIGMMLLLAHWSGCLQYMVPYLQGFPEDSWVAINHLQVSMPIPSPFPQLFGFQNAPVGTAYTWSLFKSLSHMLCIGYGRFPPMNVSDAWLTIISMMIGASFYALFIGHISSHVLTANSPSRLYQQKLSQVEEYMRCRKLPMHTRNRILNYFSHKYQGKFFNEDEIISELSDSLRTELASYNCNGLVQSVPLFQDADPYFVQLIVTRLRFEVFLPDDVIVQVGTIGHKMYFIREGIVDVIDERGDVCTSLTDGSYFGEICLLRRSRRSATIKAITVCDLYSLSMEHFNDVLDEFPDIRLAMEKVAAERLVKLTKSMREKAMARDRGSVS; this is encoded by the exons ATGGCAACACATTCGAGCGGCGTCGAGACGTCCAAATCAACGAGAACGACAGGAAACGTCCTCAAtcgtttctcgtcttttttcagaAACATTCGCCGACCGAATCAGTGCGCTCCGGAAGAAAAGAGcacgaatgacgacgaagaaaagggcCGATATAATCTAAGCCGCGCAACGATCGGAAGATCAATGCCATCATTGCCGATATCTCGCTTTCGATCATCAGCGCAGATGTTAGGCAATttagaggaagaagacgaggaaaacgaagaggcGGAAAATCAGTCGCCCTCTCAAACGTTTCCCCCATTCAAAATCGCACGATTGAACCGAAGAGGCGGCAGTCACCTCCTCGACTTGAACGTaccgaagaaaaaatcgacgacgttcataACGTCGTGGTTTTCCGTCGCCGACAATAAAATGTCGTTGAAATTGTTCGGCAGTCGACGTGCGATCGAGAGCGAGCAGGAACGCCAGCagcgatcgtcgccgtggaTCATACATCCGTGCAGCGTCTTTCGCATGTACTGGGACATTTTGACGTTGATCATTCTCGCTCTGAATCTCATCCTATTGCCTCTCGTCATCGCTTTCTTCAGCGACCAGAAACTCTCGACGCACTGGATCGTCTTGAATTCGTTGACCGACATCGTTTTTTTGctagacgtcgtcgtcaattttcgAACGGGATTTCTGACCGACGGCCATTCGCACGAAATCGTCAATCTCGATTCGAAAGCGATTGCGATTCGCTATTTGAAGACGTGGTtcgttctcgacgccgtcgcgtcgttgcCTATCGATAATATTGTAAATATATTTCTCGATGACGAGAGCTACAGCGATAATGTCTCGCATCTGTTGCGAGCGTCAAAAGCGCTCAAGGTATTGCGTTTGGCTAAGTTGTTGAGTCTTCTGCGATTGCTGCGACTCTCGCGACTCATGCGATTCTTCGACCAATGGGAAGAG ATCTTCAACATAACCAAGGCTGTATTTCGCATTCTAAAACTGATTGGAATGATGCTATTACTGGCTCATTGGAGCGGTTGCCTTCAGTACATGGTGCCCTACTTGCAAGGCTTTCCCGAAGACTCGTGGGTCGCAATTAATCATCTTCAGGTAAGCATGCCCATACCATCTCCTTTTCCCCAACTCTTTGGTTTTCAGAATGCTCCCGTTGGTACGGCGTACACGTGGTCGCTCTTCAAGTCGCTTTCGCACATGCTCTGCATTGGCTACGGACGATTTCCGCCTATGAACGTGTCCGACGCCTGGCTGACAATAATCAGCATGATGATCGGCGCTTCGTTCTACGCTTTATTTATCGGTCACATATCGTCGCACGTGCTCACGGCCAATTCACCGAGTCGACTCTATCAACAGAAG CTCAGTCAAGTGGAAGAGTACATGCGTTGTCGGAAGCTGCCCATGCACACGAGAAATCGCATACTCAACTACTTCTCTCACAAGTACCAAGGAAAGTTTttcaacgaagacgaaatcaTATCGGAACTCTCAGACAGCCTACGAACG GAACTGGCCAGCTACAATTGCAACGGTCTCGTCCAATCGGTTCCCCTATTCCAAGACGCCGATCCGTACTTCGTACAGCTGATCGTCACTCGACTCCGCTTCGAGGTCTTTCTCccggacgacgtcatcgtccaAGTGGGAACGATCGGACACAAAATGTACTTCATACGCGAgggaatcgtcgacgtgatcGACGAACGCGGCGACGTCTGCACGTCGCTCACCGACGGTTCCTATTTCGGCGAAATATGCCTACTCCGTCGCAGTCGacgctcggcgacgatcaAGGCGATCACCGTCTGCGATCTCTACTCGCTTTCGATGGAACACTtcaacgacgttctcgacgagTTTCCCGACATACGATTGGCGATGGAGAAAGTCGCCGCCGAGCGGCTCGTCAAACTGACTAAGAGCATGCGAGAGAAAGCGATGGCGCGCGATCGGGGGAGTGTCAGTTGA